The following coding sequences are from one Rathayibacter sp. SW19 window:
- a CDS encoding pyridoxamine 5'-phosphate oxidase family protein yields the protein MRRVEGPVERLSEEDCWQLLRTATVGRVATSAGGVLDIFPVNYYSDGTSILFRTAPGDKLVELTINENVVFEVDGYTEPIAWSVIAKGTAAVLDRQEDVDRAEKVPLNSWIPTLKSIYVRIVPRSLTGRRFERGPEPEWM from the coding sequence ATGCGTCGAGTCGAGGGGCCGGTCGAGCGGCTTTCTGAGGAGGACTGCTGGCAGCTTTTGCGCACAGCGACAGTGGGACGGGTTGCTACGAGCGCGGGTGGCGTACTCGATATCTTCCCCGTCAATTACTATTCGGACGGCACGAGCATCCTGTTCCGCACCGCGCCGGGGGACAAACTCGTTGAGCTGACCATCAACGAAAACGTCGTGTTCGAGGTGGATGGCTATACCGAACCGATCGCATGGAGCGTCATCGCCAAGGGAACTGCTGCCGTGCTCGACCGGCAGGAAGACGTCGATCGGGCGGAGAAGGTGCCGTTGAATTCATGGATCCCGACGTTGAAGAGTATCTACGTGCGTATCGTCCCGCGGAGTCTGACTGGGCGACGCTTCGAGCGCGGGCCTGAACCAGAATGGATGTGA
- a CDS encoding universal stress protein, whose product MNNAATDTQQGALAGSSSSETKPKIVVGLDGSASSDAALRHAARLATALDASLEGVAAWTYPIALSPYPVTTLPSFEDAARETAREAADRVFGTRWPDWFTIVVAEGNSAQVLIAQSEGSELLVVGSRGHGGFAGLLLGSVSAECAAHAKCAVLVAREPVAS is encoded by the coding sequence ATGAACAATGCAGCCACGGACACGCAACAAGGCGCACTAGCAGGCTCGTCTTCGTCGGAAACAAAACCCAAAATCGTCGTCGGACTGGATGGGTCCGCGTCATCCGACGCCGCGCTACGTCACGCGGCACGGTTGGCCACGGCGTTGGATGCCTCGCTCGAAGGCGTTGCGGCATGGACGTACCCGATCGCGTTGAGCCCGTATCCCGTCACGACGTTGCCCAGCTTTGAAGATGCTGCACGCGAGACGGCTCGAGAAGCTGCCGATCGAGTCTTCGGCACCCGCTGGCCGGACTGGTTCACCATCGTCGTTGCGGAGGGCAACTCCGCACAGGTTCTGATCGCGCAGAGCGAGGGTTCAGAGCTGCTGGTTGTCGGTTCCCGTGGCCACGGCGGGTTTGCCGGCCTGCTTCTGGGTTCGGTCAGTGCTGAGTGTGCTGCGCACGCGAAATGCGCTGTACTCGTCGCGCGCGAACCGGTTGCTTCCTGA
- a CDS encoding phosphoketolase family protein yields the protein MVDAWPHRDAQTLSAEALQKLNTWWRAANYLSVGQIYLLDNPLLREPLIRDHIKPRLLGHWGTTPGLNLIYAHLNRVIQERRLSTIYIAGPGHGGPGMVANAYLDGTYGEVYNSIDRTTDGLRKLFRQFSFPGGIPSHVAPETPGSIHEGGELGYALSHAYGAAFDNPDLLVAAVVGDGEAETGPLATSWHSNKFIDPVQDGVVLPILHLNGYKIANPTVLARIPENELLDLMRGYGHTPYLVSGGFDGEDPLEVHKRFAETLDTVLNQIAQIKADAAAGSLTQRPAWPMIILRTPKGWTCPAEIDGHPAENNWRSHQVPLLDARDTEAHTRLLESWMRSYRPEELFDENGSVVAAATALAPEGDLRMSANPAANGGLLRQELRLPDFRDYAVDVPTPGGSVSEATRVLGGWLRDVISANPNNFRIFGPDETASNRLDAVYEVTDKQWNAEFWPIDDDNHLARAGRVMEMLSEHQCQGWLEGYLLTGRHGVINSYEAFIHIVDSMFNQHAKWLKTTRKIPWRRPVSSLNYLLSSHVWRQDNNGLSHQDPGFIDHVVNKKADVVRVYLPFDANTLLSTYDHCLRSVDYVNVVVAGKQPAANWLTMEQAVEHCTRGLGLLEWAGTERSGEEPDVVLAAAGDVPTLEVLAAASILRERVPALKVRVVNVVDLMRLQSVGEHPHGLGDSEYDAIFTRDKPVVFAYHGYPWLIHRLTYRRHGHDNLHVRGYIEEGTTTTPFDMVMLNDLDRYHLVMDVIDRVPGLGAREAILRQDMQDARLRARAYTRAHGEDIPEVAAWTWPGVARGTFNSNDDVGSDNV from the coding sequence ATGGTCGACGCTTGGCCGCACCGCGACGCGCAGACCCTCTCCGCTGAAGCGCTGCAGAAGCTGAACACGTGGTGGCGCGCCGCGAACTACTTGTCGGTCGGGCAGATCTACCTGCTGGACAACCCGCTGCTTCGCGAGCCGTTGATCCGCGACCATATCAAGCCTCGCTTGTTGGGGCACTGGGGTACGACCCCGGGCCTCAATCTCATTTATGCACACCTGAATCGCGTCATTCAGGAGCGACGCTTGAGCACCATCTACATTGCGGGTCCGGGTCACGGCGGGCCCGGCATGGTGGCCAACGCATATCTGGACGGCACGTACGGCGAGGTGTACAACAGCATCGACCGCACGACGGATGGCTTGCGCAAACTCTTTCGGCAGTTCTCGTTCCCGGGAGGGATACCCAGCCATGTCGCGCCGGAGACGCCCGGTTCGATTCACGAGGGTGGGGAACTCGGGTACGCGCTGTCGCACGCATACGGTGCCGCTTTCGACAATCCCGACCTGCTCGTCGCCGCAGTCGTCGGTGACGGCGAGGCGGAGACCGGCCCGTTGGCCACCAGCTGGCATTCGAACAAGTTCATCGACCCGGTGCAGGATGGCGTCGTGCTGCCGATCCTGCACTTGAACGGGTACAAGATCGCCAACCCGACCGTGCTCGCCCGCATCCCAGAGAACGAACTGCTCGACCTGATGCGCGGTTACGGCCACACACCGTATCTGGTGTCTGGCGGGTTCGACGGCGAGGATCCCCTCGAAGTGCATAAACGCTTCGCCGAGACACTCGACACCGTCCTGAACCAGATCGCTCAGATCAAGGCGGATGCCGCGGCCGGCTCTCTGACGCAGCGCCCGGCTTGGCCGATGATCATTCTGCGCACCCCGAAAGGGTGGACGTGTCCAGCCGAGATCGACGGGCATCCGGCGGAGAACAATTGGCGCTCCCACCAGGTTCCGCTGTTAGATGCCCGCGATACGGAGGCGCACACCCGATTGTTGGAGAGTTGGATGCGTTCCTACCGGCCGGAGGAACTCTTCGATGAGAACGGGAGCGTGGTCGCCGCAGCCACCGCGCTTGCTCCGGAAGGCGACCTGCGAATGAGCGCAAACCCGGCGGCGAACGGCGGTCTGTTGCGTCAGGAATTGAGACTGCCGGACTTCCGGGACTACGCCGTGGACGTTCCGACACCGGGCGGGTCGGTCAGCGAGGCCACCAGGGTTCTCGGCGGCTGGTTGCGGGACGTGATCTCGGCGAACCCGAACAACTTTCGGATCTTCGGCCCGGACGAGACCGCCTCGAACCGGCTTGATGCCGTGTATGAGGTGACTGACAAGCAATGGAATGCCGAGTTTTGGCCGATCGACGACGATAATCATCTGGCGCGAGCGGGCCGCGTGATGGAGATGCTCAGCGAACACCAGTGCCAGGGGTGGCTTGAAGGCTACCTTCTGACCGGACGCCACGGCGTGATCAACTCCTATGAGGCCTTCATCCACATCGTGGATTCCATGTTCAATCAGCACGCCAAGTGGTTGAAGACGACACGGAAGATCCCATGGCGCCGCCCTGTCTCCTCGCTGAATTATCTGCTGAGCTCCCATGTGTGGCGGCAGGACAACAACGGGCTCTCCCACCAGGATCCGGGTTTCATCGACCATGTCGTGAACAAGAAGGCGGATGTCGTTCGCGTCTACCTGCCGTTCGATGCGAACACGCTGCTGTCGACCTACGATCATTGCCTGCGCTCGGTTGACTATGTGAACGTGGTGGTCGCCGGCAAACAACCGGCTGCGAACTGGCTCACAATGGAGCAGGCGGTCGAACACTGCACGCGCGGGCTGGGACTGCTCGAGTGGGCCGGTACGGAACGATCCGGTGAGGAACCGGATGTCGTGCTAGCGGCTGCCGGAGACGTGCCAACCCTTGAGGTCCTGGCTGCGGCGTCCATTCTGCGTGAACGGGTGCCTGCGCTGAAGGTGCGTGTCGTGAACGTCGTCGACCTGATGCGCTTGCAGAGCGTGGGGGAGCATCCGCATGGGTTGGGCGACAGCGAGTACGACGCGATCTTCACCCGGGACAAGCCTGTGGTCTTCGCCTATCACGGGTACCCGTGGCTGATCCACCGTCTGACCTACCGGCGCCACGGGCACGACAATCTCCATGTGCGCGGCTATATCGAAGAGGGAACCACGACCACGCCGTTCGACATGGTCATGCTCAACGACCTCGACCGGTATCACCTGGTCATGGATGTCATCGACCGCGTGCCAGGACTTGGCGCACGGGAGGCGATCCTGCGCCAAGATATGCAAGACGCCAGGCTGCGTGCCCGCGCCTATACGCGAGCACACGGAGAAGACATCCCCGAAGTAGCCGCTTGGACCTGGCCCGGAGTCGCCCGCGGCACGTTCAACAGCAACGACGACGTCGGCAGCGACAACGTCTGA
- a CDS encoding cytochrome b N-terminal domain-containing protein, translated as MSDHTEAETDRSWTGRSRRWMVKRLPPEKLLPNTQPSYVASWIYVFGMGAIAALIFIIASGAVLSLNGPMWYHLSALGHFVNSVHLWSVEFFFFFMVIHLWGKFWMAAWRGHRVLTWITGVFSFLVSIVAAFTGYLVQTNFDSEWIAFQAKDALNASGMGAWFNVANFGQMFMWHILLLPAAVVVIVAMHVILVRARGVVPPLDAAVTDAQLITEEISDVTTSSAGS; from the coding sequence ATGAGCGACCATACTGAAGCCGAGACAGATCGATCCTGGACGGGTCGCAGTCGACGTTGGATGGTGAAACGCCTCCCGCCGGAGAAGCTACTGCCCAACACTCAACCGAGCTACGTCGCATCGTGGATCTACGTTTTCGGCATGGGTGCAATCGCAGCACTCATCTTCATCATCGCCTCTGGTGCGGTTCTCAGTCTCAACGGACCGATGTGGTACCACCTCTCAGCGCTCGGCCACTTCGTCAACAGCGTGCATCTGTGGAGCGTCGAATTCTTCTTTTTCTTCATGGTCATCCACCTGTGGGGCAAGTTCTGGATGGCCGCATGGCGAGGCCACCGGGTTCTGACGTGGATCACCGGAGTGTTCTCGTTCCTCGTCTCGATCGTCGCGGCATTCACGGGCTACCTGGTGCAGACCAACTTCGACTCCGAATGGATTGCTTTCCAGGCCAAGGATGCGCTGAATGCGTCCGGCATGGGCGCCTGGTTCAACGTCGCCAACTTCGGGCAGATGTTCATGTGGCACATTCTGCTGCTGCCCGCCGCAGTGGTCGTCATCGTGGCCATGCACGTCATACTCGTTCGGGCACGCGGCGTGGTCCCACCCCTCGACGCCGCAGTGACCGACGCCCAACTCATCACCGAGGAGATCTCCGATGTCACGACGTCCTCAGCCGGATCCTGA
- a CDS encoding universal stress protein translates to MQTVIVGWDRGEASWAALRWTVERSQDSTVLLMQVTDADLSSDPTASPESPAVGALAWLQDDLARARNEHPHVKFDSELVSGDTVAELARHSGDSTLVVVGSDRRQGGGFRYRWSIGAKLAARARGPVGVIPVGGNSNDGDIVVGVDGSPASHAALEFAAREADRTGAAVQAVLAWQESPVWLDATVPDVDYLQSLEVMYAELLDGALVDFQTRHPELQVLRRLTRGPASKVLLDAAQTARLLVVGNRAYRGVGRFFLGSVSRAVVAGTPCPVVVCANSAIDIHPR, encoded by the coding sequence ATGCAAACGGTGATAGTCGGCTGGGACAGAGGCGAGGCGTCTTGGGCGGCCTTGCGCTGGACCGTCGAGCGTTCGCAAGACTCCACGGTCTTGCTGATGCAGGTCACGGACGCGGACTTGTCGTCGGATCCAACCGCTTCGCCTGAGTCGCCCGCAGTAGGTGCCCTCGCCTGGCTCCAGGACGATCTGGCACGGGCCCGGAACGAGCATCCGCACGTGAAATTCGATAGCGAACTGGTGTCCGGTGACACCGTCGCCGAACTCGCTCGCCACTCCGGCGACTCGACTCTCGTCGTTGTCGGGTCGGACCGGCGGCAGGGCGGCGGTTTCCGGTATCGCTGGTCGATAGGCGCCAAGCTGGCTGCACGTGCCCGCGGCCCAGTCGGGGTCATCCCGGTGGGCGGTAATTCGAACGACGGCGATATAGTCGTCGGGGTCGATGGTTCGCCCGCATCGCACGCCGCTTTGGAATTTGCTGCGCGGGAAGCCGATCGAACTGGTGCAGCTGTGCAAGCCGTGCTCGCCTGGCAGGAATCTCCGGTGTGGCTCGACGCCACCGTGCCAGATGTCGATTACCTCCAGTCGCTGGAAGTCATGTACGCCGAACTGCTCGACGGCGCACTCGTCGATTTCCAGACCCGTCATCCCGAGCTCCAGGTGCTCCGGCGGCTCACGCGTGGTCCGGCGTCGAAGGTGTTGCTCGACGCGGCCCAGACTGCACGCCTACTCGTGGTCGGGAACCGTGCATATCGCGGTGTCGGACGGTTCTTTCTGGGGTCGGTCAGCCGCGCTGTCGTGGCCGGCACCCCGTGCCCGGTCGTCGTGTGCGCGAACTCCGCCATCGACATTCACCCTCGATGA
- a CDS encoding universal stress protein, which yields MARTILVGVTGTEPSRAALRWSMKRAAAIGAEVTLCYVLDDGWATIGARMLSELREDASRLLEGEADYARSIAPEVVVHTQLLRGSLMKELAAASKSVDFVAVGTHKTGFVNGKVFGSRSLLLAAEAHAPVAVVPQGSPRDGRGVVVGVDDSAAGRAAIRFGANEAERAGETLTLIRADDLPDIPVRNDAMHRELRQHVESRASTLLADAADRARSVSPTVEVRTRSVPRPAAAVLADAAAGAALLVIGSSRRDESGQSMVGSVSHDVLINLTGPTVVVHPGDVD from the coding sequence ATGGCAAGAACAATCTTGGTGGGCGTGACGGGCACCGAGCCCAGTCGCGCGGCGTTGCGCTGGAGCATGAAGCGGGCGGCCGCGATCGGCGCAGAAGTGACCTTATGCTATGTGCTTGATGACGGATGGGCGACCATCGGCGCGCGGATGCTGAGCGAACTTCGCGAAGACGCGAGCCGCCTGCTCGAAGGCGAAGCAGACTACGCGCGGTCGATCGCTCCCGAGGTGGTCGTACACACTCAATTGCTTCGCGGCAGTCTGATGAAGGAGCTTGCCGCAGCGTCGAAGAGTGTCGATTTCGTGGCCGTTGGCACGCACAAGACGGGGTTCGTGAATGGCAAAGTCTTCGGCTCACGGAGTCTGCTTCTGGCTGCAGAGGCCCATGCGCCCGTGGCGGTTGTCCCGCAGGGGTCGCCACGTGATGGGCGAGGCGTCGTTGTGGGCGTGGATGATTCCGCAGCAGGTCGGGCGGCAATCCGATTCGGCGCGAACGAAGCCGAACGGGCGGGGGAGACGCTTACCCTCATCCGGGCAGACGACCTGCCCGACATCCCCGTGCGGAACGACGCAATGCACCGCGAGCTGCGGCAGCATGTTGAGTCGCGCGCATCGACGCTGTTGGCGGATGCCGCCGATCGGGCTCGCTCGGTATCCCCGACCGTCGAAGTCAGGACTCGCAGCGTGCCACGGCCGGCGGCGGCAGTATTGGCAGACGCGGCGGCCGGTGCTGCGCTCCTGGTCATCGGGAGTTCACGCAGAGATGAATCCGGACAATCGATGGTGGGCTCGGTGAGTCACGACGTGCTGATCAATCTCACAGGCCCGACGGTCGTCGTGCATCCAGGCGATGTTGACTGA